In one window of Aceticella autotrophica DNA:
- a CDS encoding GspE/PulE family protein, giving the protein MGKKRLGDLLIEVGFLTRNQLENAINIQKHTGEKLGKILVKEGYATEEKILEALEFQLGIPHVDLQKFYIDPDIAKIIPETLAKRHIAIPIKKDIDGIQVAMADPLNIFAIDDIKLITKQNVKPLIASEDGILKAIDKIFCKEEAEKAVQDFKKELKEEKKYEIIEDISFDEINNAPAVRLVNSIIEQAVKERASDVHIEPNGKDLRIRFRIDGQLHEAMRIIKNTQGPVITRIKIMANMNIAEKRVPQDGKIEVFVDGRNIDIRVSSLPTVYGEKIVLRILDKNGFIIIKDRLGLDNDEMALFDKLLSYPNGIILLTGPTGSGKTTTLYAMLKELNKPNINIITVEDPVEYSLEGVNQVQVNEKAGLTFATALRSILRQDPNIIMIGEIRDRETAEIAIRSAITGHLVLSTLHTNDAASSITRLIDMGIESYLVSSSVVGVIAQRLARKICTNCMISYDASDREKELLGIDKNEGLELYRGRGCTVCNKTGYRCRIPIYEIMTINQEMKELINQKTSSDIIADKAIKNGMRTLRESAKKLVIEGMTTIDEMLRLTYED; this is encoded by the coding sequence ATGGGCAAAAAAAGACTTGGAGACTTATTGATTGAAGTAGGTTTTCTGACAAGAAACCAGCTTGAAAACGCCATAAATATTCAGAAACATACTGGTGAAAAGCTTGGAAAGATACTTGTTAAAGAAGGCTATGCCACAGAAGAAAAGATATTGGAAGCTCTGGAATTTCAACTCGGTATTCCTCATGTAGATTTGCAAAAATTTTATATTGATCCTGATATAGCTAAGATAATACCTGAAACTCTTGCCAAAAGGCATATAGCAATACCGATTAAAAAAGATATTGACGGAATACAGGTGGCAATGGCAGATCCCTTAAATATATTTGCTATTGATGATATTAAACTTATTACAAAACAAAATGTAAAACCCTTGATTGCATCAGAAGACGGTATATTAAAAGCAATTGATAAAATCTTTTGCAAAGAAGAGGCAGAGAAAGCGGTACAGGACTTTAAAAAAGAATTGAAAGAAGAAAAAAAATATGAAATCATAGAAGATATCTCTTTTGATGAAATAAACAATGCACCTGCAGTAAGGCTTGTAAATTCAATAATAGAGCAAGCAGTTAAAGAAAGGGCATCAGATGTACATATTGAACCAAATGGAAAAGATTTGAGAATAAGATTCAGGATTGATGGGCAACTACATGAAGCCATGAGAATAATTAAAAATACACAAGGACCTGTTATAACCCGTATAAAGATTATGGCAAACATGAATATAGCAGAAAAAAGAGTCCCTCAGGACGGAAAGATAGAAGTATTTGTTGATGGCAGAAATATTGATATCAGGGTATCGTCGCTTCCAACTGTATATGGCGAAAAGATAGTATTAAGGATACTCGATAAGAATGGTTTTATAATTATAAAAGATCGGCTTGGACTTGATAATGATGAAATGGCTCTTTTTGATAAACTATTAAGCTATCCCAATGGTATAATTCTCTTAACAGGACCTACAGGAAGCGGAAAGACTACTACTTTATATGCCATGTTAAAGGAACTTAACAAACCCAATATAAATATAATTACTGTTGAGGACCCTGTTGAATACTCTCTTGAAGGTGTTAATCAAGTGCAAGTTAATGAAAAGGCGGGACTTACCTTTGCTACAGCTTTAAGGTCAATTTTAAGGCAGGATCCTAATATAATTATGATAGGAGAAATAAGAGATAGGGAAACAGCTGAAATAGCAATACGTTCTGCTATAACGGGGCACTTAGTCCTTTCAACACTTCACACGAACGATGCTGCTTCTTCCATAACAAGGCTTATTGATATGGGTATTGAGTCATATCTTGTATCATCATCTGTTGTGGGTGTAATTGCACAAAGATTGGCAAGAAAGATTTGTACAAACTGTATGATAAGTTATGATGCATCTGATAGAGAAAAAGAATTACTTGGCATAGATAAAAATGAAGGATTAGAACTTTACCGCGGACGTGGCTGCACAGTTTGCAATAAAACAGGATACAGATGCAGGATACCTATATATGAGATAATGACAATAAATCAAGAAATGAAAGAATTAATAAACCAAAAAACATCATCAGATATTATTGCAGATAAAGCAATTAAAAATGGGATGAGAACTTTAAGGGAAAGTGCTAAAAAGCTTGTTATAGAAGGAATGACAACTATTGATGAAATGCTTAGGTTAACATATGAGGATTGA